In Maridesulfovibrio sp., the following proteins share a genomic window:
- the thrB gene encoding homoserine kinase, whose product MQTWNKKFSEDCSVILIGMAGAGKSTLAPLLAERLGWEDMDTDSVIEGYYGRPLQGIVDHLGVKEFRRAEEYIVSGIGVFRMVISTGGSVVYGPKAMERLKLLGPVIYLRISGETCMNRVGGGENRGLAITPGQTLEDLYTERVPLYEQYADFAVDTDLCSPDECVNKIHDWLKSKEISEVKDK is encoded by the coding sequence ATGCAAACATGGAATAAAAAATTTTCAGAGGATTGCTCTGTTATCTTAATTGGTATGGCCGGGGCCGGGAAATCAACTCTGGCTCCACTTCTGGCCGAGAGGCTTGGCTGGGAGGACATGGATACCGACTCAGTAATTGAGGGCTATTATGGGCGCCCCTTACAGGGAATCGTCGACCATCTGGGCGTGAAAGAGTTCCGCAGGGCCGAAGAATATATTGTATCCGGTATCGGTGTTTTCCGTATGGTTATCTCAACCGGAGGGAGTGTAGTTTACGGGCCAAAGGCTATGGAAAGACTTAAACTCCTCGGCCCGGTAATCTATCTGCGGATTTCAGGTGAGACCTGTATGAACCGGGTCGGCGGTGGCGAGAATCGCGGACTGGCCATAACTCCGGGGCAGACATTGGAAGATCTCTACACCGAGCGCGTTCCGCTTTACGAGCAGTATGCTGATTTTGCTGTGGACACAGACCTTTGTTCTCCTGATGAATGTGTTAATAAGATTCATGATTGGCTTAAATCAAAAGAAATAAGTGAAGTTAAGGATAAATAA
- the cobT gene encoding nicotinate-nucleotide--dimethylbenzimidazole phosphoribosyltransferase, with protein sequence MNKYSRSELLKIVNAVKHVDPDLESAARAHLDNLTKPLGSLGRLEDLAVKMYVASGGKAPQSDPARIYTIAGDHGVNEENISYFPQEVTRQMVENFLAGGAGINVLARTSGVELMVVDAGCKGGPFPDHPSLIQRRVASGTANISIGPAMDEVSCLRALALGVNLAHEAHEDGVTVLGTGEMGVSNTTPSTALYCAFFDLDPAEITGPGGGIDSEGVKRKIGVVQRALEANAETVRTSDPLAILSALGGYEIAALAGLIIGGAKNRQMICIDGFISTAAYAAAVKLCPAVSGYCVLSHASAEPGYSKVLKAIGRRPLLHLDMRLGEGSGAALSMFMLRAAANIYNDMASFDDAGVDAGG encoded by the coding sequence ATGAATAAATACTCAAGATCGGAATTATTAAAAATTGTTAATGCCGTGAAGCATGTCGACCCGGACCTTGAATCTGCCGCACGTGCTCATCTGGACAACCTGACCAAGCCGCTTGGCAGTCTTGGCAGGTTGGAAGATCTTGCAGTTAAAATGTACGTTGCGTCCGGAGGTAAGGCTCCGCAGTCTGATCCGGCTCGTATTTATACCATTGCCGGTGATCACGGGGTTAACGAGGAGAATATCAGCTATTTCCCGCAGGAAGTTACCCGCCAGATGGTGGAGAATTTTTTGGCTGGTGGAGCGGGTATCAATGTATTGGCCAGAACATCCGGAGTTGAACTTATGGTTGTGGATGCCGGATGCAAAGGAGGACCTTTTCCGGATCACCCGAGTCTTATTCAACGCAGGGTTGCCAGCGGAACAGCAAATATTTCCATAGGTCCGGCCATGGACGAGGTAAGTTGCCTGCGGGCTTTAGCTCTTGGCGTCAACCTTGCCCACGAAGCACATGAAGATGGCGTAACGGTGCTCGGAACAGGGGAAATGGGAGTTTCCAACACAACTCCGTCCACCGCACTGTACTGCGCGTTTTTTGATCTTGATCCGGCTGAAATAACAGGGCCGGGTGGCGGCATTGACTCCGAAGGAGTCAAACGCAAAATAGGAGTTGTGCAACGGGCTCTAGAAGCCAATGCCGAAACCGTGCGTACCTCAGATCCCCTTGCCATTCTATCCGCATTAGGTGGATATGAAATAGCTGCTCTTGCCGGATTGATCATCGGCGGCGCAAAGAACAGGCAGATGATCTGTATAGACGGGTTCATCTCCACAGCAGCCTATGCCGCAGCCGTAAAGCTCTGCCCTGCTGTATCCGGTTACTGTGTACTTAGTCATGCCTCGGCTGAACCGGGGTATTCAAAAGTATTAAAAGCTATAGGACGCAGACCGCTGCTGCATCTGGACATGCGTCTTGGAGAAGGCTCCGGCGCAGCACTGAGCATGTTCATGCTTCGTGCTGCCGCAAATATTTATAACGATATGGCGTCATTTGATGATGCCGGAGTTGATGCCGGGGGATGA
- the pyrR gene encoding bifunctional pyr operon transcriptional regulator/uracil phosphoribosyltransferase PyrR: MKEQKIILSEKDMARTLDRLASEVTERRGDDENLAIIGIQRRGADLAERLKLILDEKLGRKIPLGKLDINLYRDDWTNLSRQPSINCTEIPFDIESASVLLVDDVLFSGRTVRAALEAVLDFGRPRRVELLVLVDRGHRELPIRADYVGKEVVTFEDQHVNVLVKERDDEDKVVIIRS, from the coding sequence ATGAAAGAACAAAAAATTATACTTTCGGAAAAGGATATGGCCCGTACTTTGGATCGTCTTGCTTCAGAGGTCACAGAGCGTCGTGGTGATGACGAAAATCTGGCAATCATCGGGATTCAGCGGCGTGGTGCTGACCTTGCAGAAAGATTGAAACTGATTCTTGATGAAAAACTTGGCCGTAAGATTCCATTGGGTAAGCTGGATATCAACCTTTACCGTGATGACTGGACCAACCTGAGCCGTCAGCCAAGCATCAACTGCACCGAAATTCCATTTGATATTGAGTCTGCTTCAGTTCTTCTGGTTGATGATGTTCTTTTTTCCGGTCGCACCGTGCGCGCTGCCCTTGAGGCCGTACTTGATTTCGGACGTCCCCGCCGGGTAGAGCTTCTGGTGCTGGTGGACCGAGGTCACCGCGAACTGCCGATCAGGGCCGACTATGTAGGGAAGGAAGTGGTCACTTTTGAAGACCAGCATGTAAATGTTCTGGTTAAAGAACGGGATGATGAAGATAAAGTAGTTATCATACGTTCCTGA
- a CDS encoding WcbI family polysaccharide biosynthesis putative acetyltransferase translates to MKKICLLHANCQGEPLEELLMLSSGFREEYELHRFTNYTHEFIPDNIISNCDIFLYQTLGDNWGDHSSAKLCARLKSNARSIAIPNMLFLHYWPLWSSEPGFDYRDKFLDSLLDRGLNESQILHLCMNTKLTNIYNLKEIMEQSEQIERDKEKLTPIKYVDWVLEHYRQKPLYNTINHPRLEILLLMANGILKELGIPNLTGQDLSGFPPPFADFEQPIHPQIAEYLGLEFGGPQQHYHVYGDELTFEEYIIRYIKCRKNNIDDFIGFLIAAARMEKN, encoded by the coding sequence ATGAAAAAAATTTGTCTTCTACATGCCAATTGTCAGGGTGAACCGCTTGAAGAGCTGCTCATGCTCAGTTCTGGATTCCGTGAAGAGTATGAACTGCACCGCTTCACAAATTATACACATGAATTCATCCCCGACAATATAATCAGCAATTGCGATATTTTTCTATACCAGACTCTTGGCGACAACTGGGGGGACCACTCGTCTGCAAAACTCTGCGCAAGACTAAAAAGCAATGCTCGCTCCATAGCTATCCCGAATATGCTTTTCCTGCACTATTGGCCGTTATGGTCTAGCGAACCGGGCTTCGACTACCGTGATAAATTCCTTGATTCACTGCTGGACCGGGGATTGAACGAGTCTCAGATTCTGCACCTGTGCATGAATACAAAGCTTACTAACATCTATAATTTGAAAGAAATTATGGAACAGTCGGAACAGATTGAGAGGGATAAAGAAAAACTTACCCCGATCAAATATGTAGACTGGGTGCTTGAGCATTACAGACAAAAACCGCTCTATAACACCATCAACCATCCCCGACTGGAAATACTGCTCCTGATGGCCAACGGAATACTGAAAGAACTAGGCATACCGAATCTGACAGGGCAGGATTTAAGTGGTTTCCCGCCGCCTTTCGCAGACTTTGAACAGCCCATCCACCCACAGATAGCCGAATATCTCGGATTGGAATTCGGCGGGCCGCAGCAACATTACCATGTATATGGGGACGAACTGACTTTTGAAGAATATATCATCCGCTACATCAAATGCCGTAAAAACAATATTGATGATTTCATAGGCTTTCTAATCGCCGCAGCACGCATGGAAAAGAACTAA
- the selD gene encoding selenide, water dikinase SelD, protein MPKELVKTVKAAGUAAKIAPGDLEQVLCGLAVEDERLLTGLGGNEDSAIVSFPAGKALVQTVDFFTPVVNDPYWFGQIAAANSLSDVYAMGGVPWTAMNIVCYPMKEMGPEILREILKGGMDKIREAGAVLAGGHSVEDDEIKYGLSVTGMVDPDGFASNKGLREGDQLLLTKPLGTGVLATALKADWDGAKKFEEDVYKWASKLNSGGGKVINELGLKGATDVTGFGLGGHVLEMAAASGVAVDLWLDKIPFMDDVVDLASMGMIPAGSFANRNYCSSQVQAASGVDAIKTDLVFDAQTSGGLVLAVPESQLQQAIDMLLAAGDLAAHVGEVKAHADGVARLRIG, encoded by the coding sequence ATGCCTAAAGAATTGGTTAAGACTGTAAAAGCGGCAGGTTGAGCAGCTAAGATCGCTCCGGGGGACCTGGAGCAGGTTTTATGCGGCTTAGCCGTAGAGGACGAGCGTCTTCTTACCGGGCTGGGCGGGAACGAGGATTCCGCCATAGTCTCTTTTCCTGCGGGCAAAGCTCTGGTCCAGACCGTGGATTTTTTTACTCCTGTTGTTAATGATCCTTACTGGTTCGGGCAGATAGCCGCGGCCAATTCCCTGTCGGATGTGTATGCCATGGGCGGCGTTCCATGGACGGCCATGAATATTGTCTGCTACCCCATGAAAGAAATGGGTCCGGAGATTCTGCGTGAGATTCTGAAGGGCGGCATGGATAAGATACGTGAAGCCGGTGCGGTTCTGGCTGGTGGGCATAGCGTGGAAGACGACGAGATCAAATACGGCCTATCTGTTACCGGTATGGTAGATCCTGATGGCTTTGCATCCAACAAAGGCTTACGTGAAGGCGACCAGCTGTTGTTGACCAAGCCTCTTGGGACCGGGGTGCTGGCAACGGCGCTTAAGGCTGACTGGGATGGTGCAAAGAAATTTGAGGAAGACGTTTATAAATGGGCTTCCAAGCTGAACAGCGGTGGCGGGAAGGTTATTAACGAGCTGGGTCTCAAAGGTGCTACAGACGTTACCGGCTTCGGTCTTGGCGGACATGTGCTTGAAATGGCTGCTGCCTCAGGTGTGGCAGTTGATTTGTGGCTGGATAAGATCCCCTTCATGGACGATGTTGTTGATCTTGCTTCCATGGGCATGATTCCGGCTGGAAGCTTCGCTAACCGTAACTACTGCAGTTCTCAGGTGCAGGCTGCATCCGGTGTTGATGCCATTAAAACCGACCTTGTTTTCGATGCCCAGACTTCCGGCGGGTTGGTGCTGGCTGTGCCTGAGTCACAATTGCAGCAGGCCATAGATATGCTTTTGGCGGCTGGTGATCTGGCTGCTCATGTCGGGGAGGTCAAAGCCCATGCTGATGGAGTTGCACGTTTACGGATCGGCTAA